In a single window of the Micromonospora sp. WMMD1155 genome:
- the dnaE gene encoding DNA polymerase III subunit alpha: MADSFAHLHVHTEYSMLDGAARLKDLFAEANRLGMSAVAITDHGNMHGANDFYNQAMAAGITPILGVEAYVAPESRYHKARVKWGRPEQKSDDISGNGAITHKTMWAKNAKGLKNLFTLNSRASMEGHYVKWPRMDMELIAEHAEGIMATTGCPSGAVQTRLRLGQFDEALKVAASYQDIFGKDNYFLEIMDHGLSIESRVREGLTEIARKLDIPPVVTNDSHYTHEAQATAHDVLLCVQTGSNIDDPNRFRFEGGGYFIKSADQMRAVDSSELWQEGCRNTLLVAEKVDPKGMFEFHNLMPRFPVPEGETEESWFRKETFAGLGRRYPNGIPEGHVVQAEYELGVINQMGFPSYFLVVADFIQWAKSQGISVGPGRGSAAGSLVAYALGITDLDPIQHGLIFERFLNPERVSMPDVDIDFDERRRGEVIKYVTDKWGEDKVAQIATFGTIKAKAAIKDSARVLGYPYAVGDRITKAMPPAVMGKDIPLTGIFDTKHPRYAEAGEIRGLYDSDPDVRKVIDTAKGIEGLIRQTGVHAAGVIMSAEPIIEHIPLMRRDADGAIITQFDYPTCESLGLLKMDFLGLRNLTIIDDAVKNIELNHGEKLDLLALPLDDKAAYDLLARGDTLGVFQLDGGPMRSLLRLMKPDNFEDISAVLALYRPGPMGVDSHTNYALRKNGLQEITPIHPELEEPLREILAPTHGLIVYQEQVQRAAQILAGYSLGQADLLRRAMGKKKKEILDKEFIPFRDGCRERGYSDEAIQAVWDVLVPFAGYAFNKAHSAAYGLVSYWTAYLKAHYPAEYMAGLLTSVGDDKDKMALYLSECRRMRIQVLPPDVNTSAGPFTPVGKDIRFGLAAVRNVGANVVASIMRCREEKGEYADFYDFLSKVDAVVCNKKTIESLIKAGAFDSLDHPRKGLLAVHADAIDAYADVKRKEAVGQYDLFGAGFGDADTGSTTVMPVIGDSEWDKRDKLAFEREMLGLYVSDHPLFGLEHILGAAADTTIAALAEEGAVPDGAVVTLAGILSGVQRRVTKQGRAWASATLEDLAGGVEALFFPNTYEVIGQYIAEDAIVVVKGRVDRRDDTPRIMAMDMSMPDVSTSATNKPVTLTIPVHRCTPPLMEKLKETLVLHPGDTEVHVKLLNGGRTTTLRLGPFRVAATTALMGDLKSVLGPANVS, encoded by the coding sequence ATGGCCGATTCGTTCGCGCATCTGCACGTGCACACGGAATACTCGATGCTCGACGGAGCGGCCCGGCTGAAGGACCTTTTCGCCGAGGCCAACCGCCTCGGCATGTCGGCCGTGGCGATCACCGACCACGGCAACATGCACGGCGCGAACGACTTCTACAACCAGGCGATGGCCGCCGGGATCACCCCGATCCTGGGCGTCGAGGCGTACGTGGCGCCGGAGTCGCGCTATCACAAGGCGCGGGTCAAGTGGGGTCGGCCGGAGCAGAAGAGCGACGACATCTCCGGTAACGGCGCGATCACCCACAAGACGATGTGGGCCAAGAACGCCAAAGGGCTGAAGAACCTGTTCACCCTCAACTCGCGCGCCTCCATGGAGGGGCACTACGTCAAGTGGCCCCGGATGGACATGGAGCTGATCGCCGAGCACGCCGAGGGGATCATGGCCACCACCGGCTGCCCGTCCGGCGCGGTGCAGACCCGCCTGCGCCTCGGGCAGTTCGACGAGGCACTCAAGGTCGCCGCGAGCTACCAGGACATCTTCGGCAAGGACAACTACTTCCTGGAGATCATGGATCACGGGCTCTCCATCGAGAGCCGGGTCCGTGAGGGGCTCACCGAGATCGCCCGCAAGCTGGACATCCCGCCGGTGGTCACCAACGACTCGCACTACACCCACGAGGCGCAGGCCACCGCCCACGACGTGCTGCTCTGCGTACAGACCGGCAGCAACATCGACGACCCGAACCGGTTCCGGTTCGAGGGTGGCGGCTACTTCATCAAGAGCGCCGACCAGATGCGCGCGGTGGACTCGTCGGAGCTGTGGCAGGAGGGCTGCCGTAACACCCTGCTGGTCGCCGAGAAGGTCGACCCGAAGGGCATGTTCGAGTTCCACAACCTCATGCCGCGCTTCCCGGTGCCGGAGGGGGAGACCGAGGAGTCCTGGTTCCGCAAGGAGACCTTCGCCGGGCTGGGCCGCCGCTACCCGAACGGCATCCCGGAGGGGCACGTCGTCCAGGCGGAGTACGAGCTGGGCGTCATCAACCAGATGGGCTTCCCGTCGTACTTCCTCGTGGTCGCAGACTTCATCCAGTGGGCCAAGAGCCAGGGCATCTCGGTGGGTCCGGGCCGTGGTTCGGCTGCCGGCTCCCTCGTCGCGTACGCGCTGGGCATCACCGACCTCGACCCGATCCAGCACGGCCTGATCTTCGAGCGGTTCCTGAACCCCGAGCGGGTCTCCATGCCGGATGTCGACATCGACTTCGACGAGCGTCGGCGCGGTGAGGTGATCAAGTACGTCACCGACAAGTGGGGCGAGGACAAGGTCGCCCAGATCGCCACGTTCGGCACGATCAAGGCGAAGGCCGCGATCAAGGACTCGGCCCGGGTCCTCGGCTACCCGTACGCGGTCGGCGACCGGATCACCAAGGCCATGCCGCCGGCGGTGATGGGCAAGGACATCCCACTCACCGGCATCTTCGACACCAAGCACCCCCGGTACGCCGAGGCCGGTGAGATCCGCGGCCTGTACGACTCCGACCCGGACGTCCGCAAGGTGATCGACACCGCCAAGGGCATCGAGGGGCTGATCCGGCAGACCGGTGTGCACGCCGCCGGCGTCATCATGTCCGCCGAGCCGATCATCGAGCACATCCCGTTGATGCGCCGCGACGCCGACGGGGCGATCATCACGCAGTTCGACTACCCGACGTGCGAGTCGCTCGGGTTGTTGAAGATGGACTTCCTCGGCCTGCGCAACCTGACGATCATCGACGACGCGGTCAAGAACATCGAGCTGAACCACGGCGAGAAGCTCGACCTGCTGGCGTTGCCGCTCGACGACAAGGCCGCGTACGACCTGCTCGCCCGGGGTGACACCCTGGGTGTGTTCCAGCTCGACGGCGGGCCGATGCGATCGCTGCTGCGGTTGATGAAGCCGGACAACTTCGAGGACATCTCCGCCGTCCTGGCCCTGTACCGGCCCGGCCCGATGGGCGTCGACTCGCACACCAACTACGCGCTGCGCAAGAACGGCCTCCAGGAGATCACCCCGATCCACCCGGAGCTGGAGGAGCCGCTGCGGGAGATCCTGGCCCCCACCCACGGCCTGATCGTCTACCAGGAGCAGGTGCAGCGCGCCGCGCAGATCCTCGCCGGCTACAGCCTCGGTCAGGCGGACCTGCTGCGCCGGGCCATGGGTAAGAAGAAGAAGGAGATCCTCGACAAGGAGTTCATCCCGTTCCGGGACGGCTGCCGTGAGCGTGGCTACTCCGACGAGGCGATCCAGGCGGTGTGGGACGTCCTGGTGCCGTTCGCCGGGTACGCGTTCAACAAGGCGCACTCCGCCGCGTACGGTCTGGTCTCCTACTGGACGGCGTACCTGAAGGCGCACTACCCGGCCGAGTACATGGCCGGGCTGCTGACCTCCGTCGGTGACGACAAGGACAAGATGGCGCTGTACCTGTCCGAGTGCCGCCGGATGCGCATCCAGGTGCTGCCTCCGGACGTGAACACCTCGGCCGGGCCGTTCACCCCGGTCGGCAAGGACATCCGCTTCGGCCTGGCGGCGGTCCGCAACGTCGGCGCGAACGTGGTCGCCTCGATCATGCGCTGCCGCGAGGAGAAGGGCGAGTACGCCGACTTCTACGACTTCCTGTCCAAGGTGGACGCGGTGGTCTGCAACAAGAAGACGATCGAATCCCTGATCAAGGCCGGTGCGTTCGACTCCCTCGACCACCCCCGCAAGGGGCTGCTCGCGGTCCACGCCGACGCCATCGACGCGTACGCCGACGTGAAGCGCAAGGAGGCCGTCGGCCAGTACGACCTCTTCGGCGCGGGCTTCGGTGACGCCGACACCGGCAGTACGACGGTGATGCCGGTGATCGGCGACAGCGAGTGGGACAAGCGCGACAAGTTGGCCTTCGAGCGGGAGATGCTCGGCCTGTACGTCTCCGACCACCCGCTGTTCGGCCTGGAGCACATCCTGGGCGCGGCGGCCGACACCACGATCGCCGCCCTGGCCGAGGAGGGCGCGGTGCCCGACGGGGCGGTGGTCACCCTCGCCGGCATCCTCTCCGGGGTGCAGCGCCGGGTCACCAAGCAGGGCCGCGCCTGGGCCTCGGCGACCCTGGAGGACCTGGCCGGTGGGGTGGAGGCGCTGTTCTTCCCCAACACCTACGAGGTGATCGGGCAGTACATCGCCGAGGACGCCATCGTGGTGGTCAAGGGCCGGGTGGACCGCCGCGACGACACCCCCCGGATCATGGCGATGGACATGTCCATGCCGGACGTCAGCACCAGCGCCACCAACAAGCCGGTCACCCTCACCATCCCGGTGCACCGCTGCACGCCGCCGCTGATGGAGAAGCTCAAGGAAACCCTCGTGCTGCACCCCGGCGACACGGA